Below is a window of Planococcus rifietoensis DNA.
TACGTGCCGCGGATGAAAGTGATGACCATGTCTTTCTCGTATGGCGTTTCCTCGACCATCTTCAAGGCGACGCGCTGCATATTGTCTTTCCAGCCCTCTGCATCGTCCGCGTGAAGCCCTTCGTATAGTAAATGCTGCGTATGGTCCGCTTGCCCTTCTTCCGGGCGCTGAAACTTCACTTCGAACAGCTTAATGTCGAGCTTGCCCGCGAGCACTTTCTTGAAATTGGCCAAAAACAGCTCTTGCTGCTCCCGATCGAGCAAGGAAAACGAACGGCTTTCCTCGTGGAAGATCTCGCTTGTGTCCTGTTTGATATATACGTTGTAAATCTCGGCGATTTTCAGTAAATCCGTCTCCAGCTTGAACTGCTTGCGGATTTCGGCAATGTCTTTTTTGTTCATCTCTATTTCCAACTCCCAGCTAGTAAAATCCATATGGTGCAAAAAAAGAGCATCCAAGCCAATTCGCTTTGGACACTCTTTCATTATAACAAGATTTCATCAGGAAACCGGGATTGCCCCTAGATGATTTCCAAATCATTGGTGTTCACAAGACCAGCAGTAATGCCGGAATGGTAACGATGCTTGCCAAGGTGCTGACGAACATCGCACTCGACACCATATCCGGATTCATATTGAATTTCATGGCCAACAGCGTCGTCGTGGCAGCAGCCGGAGTCGCCGCAGAAATCAGCAGCACCTTCGCTTCCAACGACCCTGCCGGATACAGCCAGGCCAGCAGCACGAACGCGATTGCCGGGAACGCGGCCAATTTCAGCACAGCCGCGGTCCCAATAAACTTCAGTACGGTTTTGATCTGAATCGATGCCAAGGTGATTCCGAGCAGTGTCAACAGCACCGGCACCGCCGCCTGCCCAAGCAAGCCCGTCGCATTGCCGAGCGCCTCAGGAACTCCTATGCCCGCTATTTTCAGAACCAGCCCGATCGTGATGGCAATAAACCCAGGCATGCGGATGATGGTAATGAAAATCGCTTTCTTCGACACATCGGCATGATTCGAAGCGTAGAAAATGCCAGCCGAATTCATCAGCAAAGATTGCATGACGACGTAAATAATGGCAATCGCCATCCCCTCGTCCCCGAAGGCGAACAACACGATCGGCAAGCCGTAATTCCCGGTGTTCGGAAACGCGCTCGCGAGCATCATCGTGTTGCGGTACGACAGATTCCATCCAAACACGATGCCAAGAAGCTGAATCAGCACCGCAAACAAGACGAACAACAACACCGCAAACAGCACGATCCGCCCTAAATCTCCCAAATCCAACGAGGAGGTCGTGACGGAATGGAAAAATAACGCCGGGCTGAACACGTAGATGCACAAATCCGACACCGGTTTTGTCTGGATGTCCATGAACCGGCCGACGAAAAACCCGATGCCGAGCAAAATAAAGACCGGCAAAATGACATTGATGATTTCACTGACAATCACGGCGTTCACTCTCCATCAGAAAGAGGGAAAGGATTTCTCCCCTCCCCCAAAGTTTAATTTATTAAATGAAAAACGGGATAAACACACTGGCGAGTAATAAGATCAACGCGCCGCCGAGACGGGACGAAATTTGCGCAAATGGCATCAATTCCATGCGTCTTGCCGCAGACAGCACCGCGACATCGCCCGTTCCGCCCATATTCGCCATACACAACCCTGCTGTGATAGCCGCTTCGATCGGGTAGAAGCCCATGAATTTCCCGACGACGCCGGCACCGATGACAGCACCGATGACAACGGCTAAGACGATGAGCACGTATTGGATGCTCAAGGCATTCAGCACGGCTTCAAGATCCGTATACGCGACCCCAATGCCTACTAGCAAAGCGTTGGTCCAGTTGCGCGCCACGAATTCATACCACTGGCTTGCGCCTTCTACGATAATTTCCGGCATGACGTTCGCGACTTTGAGCAATGCCACCAAAACGATCATGATCGCGTACGGATGAAGCGGGATAAAATCGCCCAATAAATTCCCTAAAATATAGAACGACACCGCAGCCAAGACGCCGATTCCCATTTTGGCCAAATCGTAGCTCGGCGTTTCTTTTTTCTCGTAATGGAAATTGCGGATCAGCTGGCCATTCCCCGTCAAGCTCGGGTATTTATCACCGATCAAATTCAATACACTCGCCAAGATGATGGCGAAGACATTCCCAAGTGCCAAAGCCGGCACTAAAATCGACAGGTAATACCCGGGTTCATTGCCCAGCATTTCCGAATAAACTTGAGACATCGGCACAGCGCCTGCACCCATGCCGCCGCCCATGATTGGCATGGCGATGACGAGCACCGCTTCCTGGACGCTAAAGCCCAATACCATCCCGACCAACGCAGCCAGGCCAACCGCTCCTGCCACCGCAGCGAGCAATGGCAAGGCATAGCGGACGCCCGCTTTCACCAGGATCTTCGATTCCATCCCCAAAATACTGCCGGTAATTAAAGCCGCAATATAGAAGTTGAGGAAATCGCCGTCTTTCATGAATTCCGTAATGCCTGCCGTTGTGCTTTCAGGCATAAGTCCACTATAGACCATATAAGCGGATCCGAAAATAGCGACAATCGCGCCGCCTCCGAGGAACGTGCGGACGATTGGCATATGATTGCCGAACCAGCCCAATAATTCACCAAGCACCATGGTAATGAGCAAGGCGCCGATCATGCCGGCCGGCAAGTTTTCGGTGTACATCGCATAGATCGCAATCGCTGCGAAAACCCCGAACCATAGAATCGGCATATTGAAAATCGTGAATTTGTCTTTCAAATTTCTCGCCGGCAACTGCGGCGGAACCTTATTTGTTTCCTTCATCGTTGGACACCTCGTTTTCTTGAGCTTGCGCCATTCAGGTAAGCGCTTTCAATGTATTTCATATTTTAGACAAATTTCAGACAACTTCTAGCTTATGAAAGTATTGGTTTTATTGTAATTAAAAAAAGCAGCCGCATTGGCTGCTTTTTTTGAGTGTCGCGAAACCGTATTTTCCGAAGCTTATTGCTCGCTTTCCACGGGCTCGCGCCCAAGCCTCCTCAGCCGCTTCACTGCTTGCGGGGTCTCGGTCGTCTCGCTATTCCGTTGGAGTCGAGCAAACGCTTCTCCAAACACTCAGACATCTCACTGAACTATTAGATGACGCAATGTTTTCCAAAGCCCCACCTTAACCCTCAAAGATAAGGATCGAGACGATGTGCGTTTTCCGGCGCCACACGGTATTGATAGATAGGCCGGCCGACGCCGTAGGTCAAATCTTCCTGCAAATAGCCGATGGCGCTGAGGAATTTCAGGTATTTCCGGACGGAGACCCTGGAAATGTGGGCTGACTGCGCCAGTTCATCTGTTGAAAACACCGCAGCTTCGTTCGCCAGGATCACTTGCTGGATGGTCTGCAGCGTTCCTTTTGTCAGCCCTTTCGGCAATGATTGCACCGTGGCTGATGTAGAAGTGGCTGGCTGTTTTCTGCCGAGCAGGCTGTCGATTTCCTGCTGGCTGATTTGTTTATTATCGTTCAGTTTATGGAAATGTTTTTGGTATTGCAGCAGCGCTTCCTGGAAACGGCTGAACTCGAAGGGCTTGATCAAATAATCGGAAGCCCCGAGCCTCAAGGCGTGCTGGATTTGCTGGATTTCAGAGGCTGCCGTGATCAAGATGACGTCAAGGTCCTGCTGTTGTTCGCGGAGCATCTGCAAAAATTCGA
It encodes the following:
- a CDS encoding AEC family transporter, encoding MIVSEIINVILPVFILLGIGFFVGRFMDIQTKPVSDLCIYVFSPALFFHSVTTSSLDLGDLGRIVLFAVLLFVLFAVLIQLLGIVFGWNLSYRNTMMLASAFPNTGNYGLPIVLFAFGDEGMAIAIIYVVMQSLLMNSAGIFYASNHADVSKKAIFITIIRMPGFIAITIGLVLKIAGIGVPEALGNATGLLGQAAVPVLLTLLGITLASIQIKTVLKFIGTAAVLKLAAFPAIAFVLLAWLYPAGSLEAKVLLISAATPAAATTTLLAMKFNMNPDMVSSAMFVSTLASIVTIPALLLVL
- a CDS encoding 2-hydroxycarboxylate transporter family protein → MKETNKVPPQLPARNLKDKFTIFNMPILWFGVFAAIAIYAMYTENLPAGMIGALLITMVLGELLGWFGNHMPIVRTFLGGGAIVAIFGSAYMVYSGLMPESTTAGITEFMKDGDFLNFYIAALITGSILGMESKILVKAGVRYALPLLAAVAGAVGLAALVGMVLGFSVQEAVLVIAMPIMGGGMGAGAVPMSQVYSEMLGNEPGYYLSILVPALALGNVFAIILASVLNLIGDKYPSLTGNGQLIRNFHYEKKETPSYDLAKMGIGVLAAVSFYILGNLLGDFIPLHPYAIMIVLVALLKVANVMPEIIVEGASQWYEFVARNWTNALLVGIGVAYTDLEAVLNALSIQYVLIVLAVVIGAVIGAGVVGKFMGFYPIEAAITAGLCMANMGGTGDVAVLSAARRMELMPFAQISSRLGGALILLLASVFIPFFI
- a CDS encoding response regulator, encoding MIKVMIVEDDPMVAALNRQFVGRMEGFEVIGAAENAQQAIAILAESDIDLVLLDIHMPGLTGIEFLQMLREQQQDLDVILITAASEIQQIQHALRLGASDYLIKPFEFSRFQEALLQYQKHFHKLNDNKQISQQEIDSLLGRKQPATSTSATVQSLPKGLTKGTLQTIQQVILANEAAVFSTDELAQSAHISRVSVRKYLKFLSAIGYLQEDLTYGVGRPIYQYRVAPENAHRLDPYL